From Micropterus dolomieu isolate WLL.071019.BEF.003 ecotype Adirondacks linkage group LG21, ASM2129224v1, whole genome shotgun sequence:
ccccgaccccCCCCCGTCCACCCCCGATCAGGCAAGGCCGGCACCAACCCCCCAGCACCCCCgacgcccggggctccagggacacgaggccaatgagaatctcccccactccttcaacccctctgcctgcctctgtaaatgtattgttttgtgttggatgcatgtcatggattgtgaagtgttgtatggtggagtaaagataaggtgtgtggtaactaaggtgcaattaaaattggagggtagttgtgacacaggcaccccacaactgtcaggtagtggagcctctcATTgtacccctcccaccccccaagccctctgtgtctaatgtgtaattaaaaattaagaaaaaaagaaaagaattaaAAACACTATTGTTTTATACAAAATTGTTTTATAgtctttaattaaattacagtatttAGATGACTTAGTAATTAATTACACCCAACACTGtataaaagtaattaaaatgtgcttAACTCAGGTCCAATCCCAATGTCgcccctaagccctgaaccctcacagactttactgacgtcacttggaaagtgattgagttttAAGAGGCTGCGAGGGcccaaaatgctgtaaacaggaacgggacagcatattaccttgacgacgctgaaacacgttgcacactttttattttatgtttttgccttatttttaagtcctgcaggctccTGCCCTACACAGTGAAGGAGAGGTagcctaaatgtcaatatatatttgtcaatagttaatacactattgttggtcaaaacagcatcattaagcaaaaactaaaataaatagtttaataaactaagtgtgtaaAAAGGTGactgcattcctctgacttcatgtgttctatgctccatcttaagttaagaaaactttcaacaattttaacatcagcGTAGGTGTCgattcttgtttgtttactgttttcttcttctcttataacgCGGATTTGCCGTGATATTTCTCTCGCTccgggcttcccctggtaacccccgtgtttcacATCATACcactatgaactgtgggcaattccctgtggcaaagtctgcagaaacgcggacttacgaaaagggtctaaaaagggctcaaaatgtccgcaAGAGAGCCCTTGCGCACTTGACGATTTAACAGGGGGATAGCCCTAAGCCCTTACCGACTTCCCGGGAACGCGCCTCAatgtctgtgagtctgtgaagGTGGATGTTGGGATTGGGCCTCAGAGTTAGTCAACTTAGAGTTGATTGAACTAACTCATTTCAGCTGTTCTGTAACCGGAAACCATCTCAGGGTAAGTCAACTCAGAGTTCAAGTTTTAACTCAGAGTTGGTTGAACCTCCTTATTGAAACGGGcccctggtctgtgtacttctgtgttgttttgcccatgtctgctctgagttctgttttatctttgcttcagtctgtgttccttgttatTAGTGTATTTGtattctgtctgcttgtgtctggattagtttgttattttcattattctgACCTGTTACTTCTTACTTTGATATGAAAGAGGGAAAGggtgagagagggggagagggggagggagagaggtggagaggggtagggagagagggggagggggagagattttgatggaagccaatgcagagaagctaaaacaggagaaatgtgatctcttttcctggttcctgtcagaacatgtgctgcagcattctggatcagctgaagagtcttaatggactttttcgagcagcctgataataaggaattgcagtaatccagcctagaagtaacaaatgcatggactagtttttctgcatcatttttagacaggatgttcctgatttttgcaatattacgtaggNNNNNNNNNNNNNNNNNNNNTATTTTAATTTGTGAATTGATCCTCTTTATAACACAGAAGAAGTTCTTATAGAAAAGCCAAAGTAGTGTTTCTCTGATTTTGTGTCTAAAAGCTATGCTTTACTATcatgcaataaaaggcagtttgacttctcctcttctttttggCAGGCATTACGCTGTGGGACCGCGATGACCTGGAAAAAGATAAAGGAGAAAGACCAAAACCGAACACTGACTTTGAGATTGTTGCATCTGAATCAATTGAGGACAAATCTTCAGCTCTAAATGTTGAAGCTTCCCTGAAGGCAAGTTTCTTGAGTGGACTGGTTGAGGTTGATGGATCGGCCAAATACCTGAACGACAGTAAGACTTCCAAAAATCAGGCCAGAAAAGCAAAAAGATTAAAAGCTTTAAAGAGATGTGCTCTGAGTTCAAGCTGGGATTCCAACAAAACTTGGCAAAGAAACTTCCATCAatccgaggaggaggagaagaggaggctgTGCTCGCAGAGATCCTGAAGAAGAGACATTCTTCTCCTTTCAACACCAAAGACCTGAATGAGTGGATGGACTGTAAAGAGAGAGAAGTCTACACCTTAATGTCTTTAACCAACATGATGAAAAACACCAAGATCGTCCCCTCTCAGAATGTTCTTAGTAAAGAAACCCTCAGTGCAGACcatgctgtgtgttttgttttcacctCCCTGGGAAGTGCTGAACCGTACCTCTCAGTTTTATCTAACTACTTAAAACAAACACCCGAAGCAGACGACCCTCTAGATGTAGAGAAGGAACAATGGTTCacctcaaaagaaataacagatGCAATGAGGAATAAAGCAAAGCTCTTCAGTGACTTTGCAGAGGCCAACAAGGAGAACAAGAACATAAAGTTCCTGACAGTGGGATTAACAAATGAGACACAGAAAGGTTCAAGCATCTACCTTTATGAAGGCGGCTTTTCTGTCAATGAGAACTTTGAGCCGCCTTCAAAGCCTGAAACAGTAACAGCAAGTGACATAAAGCACAACAGTGTGACACTGAAGATTTCTGCGCCCAGATTTGGAGCAGAGAACATCACCTCCTACTCTGTAGAGTACTGTGTCAGAGGAGAGGATGGATGGCAACAAGAGACAGCATCAAAAGCTGGAGAAGTCACAGTGAGCCATCTGAGTCCTAACACAGAGTATATGTTCAGATGCAGAGCAGTGACCTCAGCAGGTGTTGGGCCGGCCAATGAAGTCAGTGGTTCCATTAAAACCTTACCTTGCAGCCCTCCTGGAAAACCTCAAGTTGAACCAAACTCAAGTGAGATCTCAGTCAGCTGGGAGAAACCTGCTGAGCTTGGACAAGATGTCCAGATTTTGAGCTACATCGTGGAGTACGCCAAAACAGACAACGGGGTGAAAGAGGAAGATCTCCAATGGAACCATGGAATGATGACAGGAACTGAAAAGACGATCATTTCAGGGCTTCAGTCAGAGACAGAATATGTTGTCAGAGTCAGATGTGACTGTGGTGAAGCTGGAAGAAGCAAGGAGAGCATCTCTGTTAATGTCTGCACAATGAAATTTAAACGTCTCACAGAACTCCTCAAAAGTAGAAGTGAAAGGATAAATTCTGAATCACCTTCAGTTTACAAACTGCCTCTGAAAGAAGAAGATACGGACATTGATGGATGTAGAAGATACAGTTTTGGCAAAGAAAGCACGAGGAAAAATCGCACAATAATGTTTTTTGGTGTGACTGGATCTGGAAAGGCGACTCTGATCAATGGACTGATCAACTACATTGTTGGTGTGGAGTGGAAGGACAATTTCAGATTTAAACTAATTGATGAGGGTCAGTCGACGTCACAGGCTGAAAGCCAGACCTCTAAAGTCTCTGTGTACAAAATCAACCACCAGGagggttttaaaacagaatacTCTCTGACCATTGTTGACACTCCAGAGTTTGGAGATACAAAATGCATagaaagagacaaacagatCACAGAACAGCTGTGTAATCTCTTCTCTGCTGAGCTTGGTGTCAGTGAAATTGACGCTTTGTGTTTTGTAGCTCAGGCTTCTTTAGCTCGACTCACACCAACACAGAAATATGTGTTTGACTCTGTGCTCTCAATCTTTGGCAAAGATGTGGCAGAAAACATCAGGGTTCTGGTGACATTCGCAGACGGCCAGCATCCACCAGTTCTACAGGCCATCAATGCTTTAGGTGTCCCATGTCCTAAAACAAGAGACGGGCTGCCAGTTCACTTCAAATTGAATCATTCAGCGCTGTTTGGAGACAACAAACCATCTACAGCAGGCAGCATGAGTGgggatgatgaagatgatgatggagGCTTTGATCAGATGTGTTGGAACATGGGGACAAAAAGCATGAAGAGGTTCTTTGTTGCTTTAAATTCCATAGAAACCAAAAGCCTGATGATGACGAAGGAGGTCCTCAGAGGAAGACAGCAGCTCGAGAATTCAGTTGAACATTCGCTGAAGCAGGTTAAAGCTGAGTTAGCCAAGCTTGAGGAGATAAAAGATGTGCAAGAAAACTACCCAACACGTTCTTGGGCATTTCTTGAAGAACTGACAGATGAATTTCGTGAATTTATGAAAGCAGAGGTGATGAAACTGATAGAGAGTTCTACTGAGTGTTTAGGTAGACTTAAAGAGATATCACTGAAGCCAGATCTTCTCTACCATCCAGACTACATTGACATACTTATTGAGGGAGAGAAATCTGAGACCAAGCCAGGCTGGAAACGACGAGTTCAGTCCCTAAAAGAAATAAGAGAAAAAGTAGAAAGAAATGAAGATAATGATGTCATCACCTTGATGCAGATGATGATGGTAACAATAGTTTTATCATCCTCTGATGAAGAAGGTAATGATGGCGCGTTCTTCTTGttgaagaagatgatgaagattATGTTATCTCTAAAGAAGTAGATGATGAAAACAGAGATGAATCCATGTTGGGGAATTTTTTCACTATAttgtttgttctttattttattaaacacaagaAATGCTAAAGTAGAAATGTGTTCGAGATAAAGAGTGAAACTGCTTACTTGTTTGTACAAACACATTCCAAACCAACCAACAGTCATTTTGATTTTCTGTTATGAGAATCTAAATATAATTTTTCATAAAATGTTTAGATATATAGATTTATATTCAGTACAGGTTTGTGAATAGGAATATCAGCTTCTTGCTAATTGTTACATTTTATCTACTATTAGGTTTATATTCCTGAAGATTTGAAAATATGAAGACAAtctgaattattttattttttgttatattattgtCACTCCTGATATTGATACTGTATTGACTTCCACTTTCTTGTCCTGTGGGGTAATGCGAAGGCTCCCACTAAAAGATAAATGTTAGAATTGTTTGCTTCACTatgtttgtctgacagctttagttacaaGTTACTTTACATATTGTGatcatatataaaaacatatgatatgctaataaaatacatattgttaaagattaaactactgctttttaaatttttggaCCTCTCACAAAAAGCAGTATCTGGATGGAGCCCTACATTTCATACACAGAAGCAACTCAAGGTGCTTCGCAATTTCAAGCACATAAAGTGCAAGTCTAACATAAACAACAGTGCAGTACTTAAAACAGTACTGAAATTAAAAATCTTtagcctgtttttcttttttttgtaattcttTTTCTATTGGTATTCAGCATTGAGCAAATGTTTCCATAATATGTATTCCAGAAATTGCATGCAGATTTCctatatatattatgtttttCACAAGTCTCCAAATTCTGCTTCTCAGAAgaacatacacacaataaaaaacaaacagagaagaggggggaaaaactATGTACAGCCACGGAGAGATCTTTTCATTACAACATAATCTTTGAgttgtgaaaataaaatcaggtATATGGCAATGTGGGGCAAAATGTTCCAATTAATGATTTACGAATGCTGTTATCTTCTCCATTTTATAGCCTCCTGACACCTGGAagaaaaattgtttttatattttgtttgcgTAATTTGATTGATTACATAATTCTAGTAATTGAGATTTGAAAAACATGTCACACAGATGTTTTATCACATGTCCTTTGTAGGGGACAGCAGGTCTCATTTAATgccaaaaatacattaaaagccATGAACTTTTTGCTCAATGGGTTAAGATCTGAAACTAAGGATGGGTTAGTACACATACAATATGATGAGACACAAAGAAACATGTTGCATCTACAAATATTGCCTGCCCCACTCAGTGATCTGTTCCTTATAAATATGGAAGCCAGTCTGACCATCCCCTACAAAGGACATGGACTTaagattttaattaattaattattttaaaaggcCTAAAATTAACATACACCTCTgaaatcttatttatttaagtaataatataattaagcctttcatacataaaacacaaaagcattaTCAACAATACAAACATGATATTTGTATAAATTTGATCTTTGCCTCTCTTAGAGCCATAAAAGGTGTTTGCTGTGATTCCTGCCATTTTGAAAAGACAGAACATTTGCTCTGTTGGCCACACCCCCATTTGTCTGACATCACTAGAAAGCCTGGACTTAGAACGGACTTGTGTTCTTGGGGAGAACGTTCTTGCCAGTCGTTCTTGGAGGAATGAACTTGCAATGTCATGAGCACATAGAACACTGCTGTCAGTATGAGACGATGCATCCTTGCTGGTATTACACAGTACATCCAGCACGTCTGCATTGCTGGAATATAACAGCCAGGCATCATcacccaaaacaaaaagctcagaCTCAGGTtcattgccaagtaggttttaacTTACAAGGTGTCTTGCCAAggtatattggtgcataaataataattatataaaataaaagcaaataaaaagtaaGTACTGTAACCAcaactttataataataataataataatctttatttgtagagcacttttcaaaaacaagttacaaagtgctttaacaagtgtaaagacaataatacccaaaagacaataatacaaaaacaatacaagataaagaaaagaaaagtctaaaatacatgtttaagataaatataaaactagtaaaatagaataaaataaaagggataaaaaaaatcaggtgCACAGTAAGTCTGATCACAGTGAATCACTTTCTCCATCACTTTGCTCAGCCTGGTTGCTAACACCTTAGAGAGGAGCTTATAATCTGAGCAGAGCAGTGACACAGGTCTCCAGTTTTTGATAAACTGCAGGTCACCTTTCTTAGGCAGCAAAGTAAGGACCGCCCTTCTGCAGCTCAGTGGCAGACGCCCTCCAGCAAGACTGTCACTCAGTACTGCCAGCAGATCCTCCCCCACCACTGACCAGAAAGACTTATAGAAGTCTATTCCGGGAGCTTTCCCACTCTGCATGCTCTGCAGAGCTGCATACAGTTCATCATATAGTACTTTCTACACAAGTATCTTCTGTCTGTTAAAACGGCGACACGTTGAAGCGAGACGGGAGGCCATTATTTGCGCCCTGATGGAATTCCTGGGGGAGTCTTCAGGGGAACTTATCAAGGACTACAAGGtaaattcaaacattttcagatcACAAAGTTCACTTGAGTACATTATATAGAATTCGTATTCAGTTCCCCTTTAAATACAACTTGCTTGAACCATCAAATAATTGTCAGAAAATTCCAGTCAATTAGGGCTGGCCCGAATGTCATTTTCTGAGCTTCAACAGTAATTAACAGCGAATAATCAAAGTTTTGTATGCATTGATATTGGACATGGTATTTCAGTTATGTGGTCTTGCATTCTCTGTTCACGAATTTACTGTTGCATTGTTTTATTCTAAACTTGATTATGATGCTGTTCAATATGAAACTGATTCCGCCTGCCTCAGAACAGCGCTTGCAGTCTTTATTGAAGGAAATCACCAAGTGTACAGCAAGGTATTGATGAATGTACACATTCATGAAGTTTATATCAATGAATGGCAAAATAACAGTTATGTTTGGAACACCAAGTAACATTTCACTGTATGACATCTTAAATGTTAacactttttgttgtttcttgttTGGCTCAGAAAGTGTCTTCATCGTTAATGATGTAACCTGATTTGTGAATCACAAAATGAATTGTGACATGTGCTCATTGttgaatctcccccactccttcaccCCCTCtacctgcctctgtaaatgtattgttttgtgttggatgcatgtcatggattgtgaattCTGATGACATGTTCTTCAGAATGTCAAAAGTTAATAACACAAATCATTGTCTGTcaaattgtgatttttatttctACCTGTATACATATTTGCTCATAAAATCTACTAATGCTAATCTGTTCCTTATCCTCACAAAGTCATTTGGAATTGTTCCATCGTAACTTAATGAGATTGTTTGTCAGTTTCTACTCTGTATGTACTTGGAATGGGCAGTGTAAGTTACTTTTGTGGTAGGGAGTGGTTGGCAAAGCTATACAGATCCAGCATGGGACCTGGAAATCCTGAAAGCACACCTTCAAATGGAACTAAAAGAATGTGCAGACAGTAAGGAAAAAAATGAACATTATCTGACACgaacacatttcatcgttataAGTTGACCTCTCTGTTAATCACTTTTTGTAAGGAAAACTggcccgggttcaatcccccactgtgacccatccaccattgtttcCCTGAgtgagacacttaacccctcgttgctccagaggcgtgtaacctctgacatgtatagcaattgtaagtcgctttggataaaagcatcagataaatgaataaatgtaaatgtaaatcaattaaaatgttttcattgtgttgtGATAGCTGTATTGtgtattaaaaaatgttgtctGCTGAAAAATAATCACATGTTCCATCTGTCTGGTGTTGCAAGCATCATCTTCcatgttgtgttgtgtgcagGGAAAAAGGAACTGAATCCAAGCTGGTGTCACTGGAGGAGGATGTGGAGGACAGAGTGCTGGTAAAACTGCTGGTGATCCAGGGCAATGTCTCCCACCCTTACACAACACACTAGCCAAGCTACAGAACACCTTTAGGAACAGACTTACCTTGGTGTGTAAACAAACGAGACAGGCAGTGACCACCCATTCCTGCTGGGTGCTATCAGACTACAGTTTATCTGCTTTTGCCAGGCCAGACATTCAGCTTTTGGTTGACTTAACTTTCCATGATTATTTATTGTTGACTTGtggtaattatttatttatttattatttttaattaatttaaaattaaatttaaatttaaatttaattaattaattttttttttattatttatttattttattaatttattattatttaagtgcAGTACCAGAACACTTGAATAAACCTAAGCACTCGAATATATCAGGACTTatcattcatatttttttctcactttagTACTGCAATGTCAAAAGTAATTTTGGCTTTTATCTGTACTTAATTTCTAACCAGTTAAAAAGTCAATATGCCCAATTCTCCATTAATATTCATCTTAGCCATTGGGTTGATATGTGATTAATACTAATTATCTGTTTATCTATCTTGTCTCCAGCAGACTGGAAGTTCATGTTTGTCATACAGCAAGACAGTTTAGAGGGGTATTCCAAATACATGGTTTAGTGACAAACCTGGGTAAGTTAACTCCAAGTTATAGGTGAACATCCTAAAAAGAACCATATGACTTTGAAATGCTATGTGAATAAAGCAATTCTATCACAATTTCATTTAGTATTAGTATTTCCATAGTATATGCCTATGGAACCACTTGGCTTCCAAAAATTTAATCAGATTTCTCCCCTTCTGGTTTCTATATCCCTGCCTCTGCTGAATAatttttaaacaacaacaacaacaacatttatcGCCCCCTCAGAGTGATCAATGCTACTTCAATACTGATGGAACTTATCCCTAACTTTGTAGgggttaaattaattttattttttatttatttatttatttattttaaacctgtcctgcccagcagcctggtagagagtatgatgacctggataccatattgtgccagacagattttactttaacaaaagagtattaaaatactcctttgtctgttttattatttatttaattatgtattgatttgtcactgggccggacaggggggcagacacggggatgggggggcacaaacagacagcacagacaaaggacaacacctgtaagagaagggggatgaaaggtggggacaacagggaaaagctgtgggaaacaccaattgcagaaagcaacgaaacctgcaatagaacagagaggggggcttggggaggagaaaaacaacaacaacaaacaaacccaaacaaaaacaaacaataaaaatattaataatagtaaaagacaaccagccgaacagcagcaataaacagctgaNNNNNNNNNNNNNNNNNNNNattgcagtaatccagcctagaagtaacaaatgcatggactagtttttctgcatcatttttagacaggatgttcctgatttttgcaatattacgtaggtggaaaaaggcggtccttgaaattttcttaatgtgagacttaaaagacatgtcctga
This genomic window contains:
- the LOC123960327 gene encoding uncharacterized protein LOC123960327, whose translation is MCSEFKLGFQQNLAKKLPSIRGGGEEEAVLAEILKKRHSSPFNTKDLNEWMDCKEREVYTLMSLTNMMKNTKIVPSQNVLSKETLSADHAVCFVFTSLGSAEPYLSVLSNYLKQTPEADDPLDVEKEQWFTSKEITDAMRNKAKLFSDFAEANKENKNIKFLTVGLTNETQKGSSIYLYEGGFSVNENFEPPSKPETVTASDIKHNSVTLKISAPRFGAENITSYSVEYCVRGEDGWQQETASKAGEVTVSHLSPNTEYMFRCRAVTSAGVGPANEVSGSIKTLPCSPPGKPQVEPNSSEISVSWEKPAELGQDVQILSYIVEYAKTDNGVKEEDLQWNHGMMTGTEKTIISGLQSETEYVVRVRCDCGEAGRSKESISVNVCTMKFKRLTELLKSRSERINSESPSVYKLPLKEEDTDIDGCRRYSFGKESTRKNRTIMFFGVTGSGKATLINGLINYIVGVEWKDNFRFKLIDEGQSTSQAESQTSKVSVYKINHQEGFKTEYSLTIVDTPEFGDTKCIERDKQITEQLCNLFSAELGVSEIDALCFVAQASLARLTPTQKYVFDSVLSIFGKDVAENIRVLVTFADGQHPPVLQAINALGVPCPKTRDGLPVHFKLNHSALFGDNKPSTAGSMSGDDEDDDGGFDQMCWNMGTKSMKRFFVALNSIETKSLMMTKEVLRGRQQLENSVEHSLKQVKAELAKLEEIKDVQENYPTRSWAFLEELTDEFREFMKAEVMKLIESSTECLGRLKEISLKPDLLYHPDYIDILIEGEKSETKPGWKRRVQSLKEIREKVERNEDNDVITLMQMMMVTIVLSSSDEEGNDGAFFLLKKMMKIMLSLKK